The Tenebrio molitor chromosome 2, icTenMoli1.1, whole genome shotgun sequence DNA segment aaaaaaatgtcctacctgattatgcccatgtaaacaaagtgtcaaaaaaatgagaacaaaatgacaattaatgtcatattttacaacatgatgataggttgtGACATTTACGACTATTTTACAATGCAGCATTTTCGAtggcgtcaaagaatgacttgacgaccaaaatttattgctcgcgactgtacctatttaaaataaacgagatcaaagctgcaccttttgagtgcccatatcttcaaatctaaaagacagatttttttttttctttctcctaattttctaacataatttgacattgccccactgagttgttccgccaattttggggcacccagtaggTATAGTAGCTTATTAAGTTTTGCGTCAGTGTTTCTCAACTGTTCTTCACAAATCGACCGAAAAACAACTAATCTTAATCACTTTTCACGCTTAAACTTCTAGGCATGTGCTGATAGGGACCTTTTTTTATAGAGGATTTTGTAAGGTTTTAAGTGAACCTTAACTAACCCAGTTTTTGATTAGTTCTGgtacagttaaaaaaatgtgtgataAATCGTATGTAAGTTGAGTGAGATTTGCTAAGTCTGCTTAAGTACTTCACATTATACAATATATTTCAAAGAATTTATGAACAAGAGAGGCTGTGAAAGACAAAAGATCTGAAAAAGTATGGCTTAACTTAAATAATCCAACCGTAAATGTCtttattacaataattgtaataaaaataattctaaTCGATATTAATACTTATCTATACACTTAGAGTGTGTTACTCCCAACAGGTAGGtaagttgattttttattttccttaCTTACttcaatatttaatttaactttaactgtTTTAAAAGCTAGTCCTTTTGGGTAgagtacagttggttgcaaaaaaatccggaaaggaaaattttcctaatgtaaatttgatttgaatgtcattgaattttgacgttgattctaacctatctctcgtaagaaggtttcacactatggaaaaattgtaaaaatgtgtcaattttattctgagagttcccgtttttttttgcaaccaactgtatatctagaattatataatttaaaagtatcttgttgaggcgttccttgtaacacgaggtacctACTAtccattattcttaagaattttagcctaaatcttcttaataaaatgtttgtattaagcgagataattgattgtatatttttattgttttctaaaattttgagcccggtcctgtctatttctcctcTGTACTAATTATTAATAACTGGCACAGGATgctgtctttctggaaatcgctctgcgtactctctgggcgccgcagctgcattctgataacgtgataacattgcccataccattggggacaaaatactttggttatCATTTTTccgtcacttcaaaaaaaattatgtaaaccaagcattaacgtcaagtcaacatcgatgacaatttcgaattattgacttttctcttgtcaaaaatatgccACATTCCAccgttcaaaaatttagaattgtcTCCCTCGCTTCTGAGGGATGTTCATGAACcaaattgccttgtggaaaccttttcaagTTTTCCTCCTTGGAATTTCTCATTCAGTGGCCCATTTTTCGATATTTAATCTTTTGCAATGACGAGTCTGACAATGACAATTAGTGACAATGGTTGACAGTAAAAGATAAGGTTAACCATCCTAATGCTTgatttacaactttatgtcactcaaatgactttgacgaccaaagtaaatTGTTCccaatagtactatggcggacaataaatttaggccggcaaatttctgacatttcaaaaaagtcaatgcaagcgaccatttattgtcattatgactgatgtgtcagtttgtcaaactgaaggttttcaagctgtttggcgtttccttcgcctttttcgtaacttacagatcatgacgcactagcataactgatttgtagtagcacttctctctggtgcacgcttcttttcccaattttaattttgattatcgctgtcacgatgacaagaatgacaaaaatcgaaaattgggttagttgaacataatgccagcttcacattttgatgtcaactcaatgacaggccggcctaaatttattgtccgccatagtacattaGCAAcgtatctgtgagctcattattttcgtaatgataaagccattccgactaattagatgacaactctgacagtatttttgattaacgtccatgctcatttgatttttttttgtcaattctaatttctaacaaatcaggacaaatttgagcaggaccggtttcaaaaatttcaaaaaattaacttattgtatcttcattgccgtacacattttactaaggtgattttggctaaaactctttagaacaacgcatactatcacatatTAAAAAGAACGcttcaacttcgaaaacatcCTGTATAGATATGTcatatctaataataatactttTATCAATTATTCAGTTTGGACCGTAGAAcataaagatatcaactttacttttgaaaaacctgttatactccgtactctgatagattgcacattttttgacagaagacagacacagaaacaagtgtggcgggaattaatctgcaaggctataacggttttctacataacgtgaaacaattgagatggagagtttagtactTTTCACTGCGTtctgttttggaactagaatttaaaaacgtgcaatctatcagcgtacggagtatacctacctaattaattttcttgagAATATTTGATTATTAAGACGTCTGTGGTTTTCCACCGTTTTTAAGcacaaaatgacaaaaatacattttctaagcaggaattatattaatttatgaTATTTCTTATGTGCCTATTCAGTTTAGAATAGGACaagtttttgaagtgaaagAACATTGTGTAATTATTGCGATTATTCGTGATTTGGGTCGTACATTTCTTGTCCAGTTTATGAGCtggaaaatgaaatgaaattatgaaaatgacACAATCTGTACATTGTAACTTTCCacttcataaaattaaaatgtatcaCGACTCTTTATATTCATCCATTTCTATGACGTGtctaaataacaacaaaaatgtGGTCACCAATAAATTATCTTTAGAAGGAAGTAACGATCTACTTCCAGTCTATAAAACTCtaattcgtaatttttatctttttataaataatgcaATAATGAGTTTAATAGGATCCATATTCAGAATAAGCGTCATCGCTAGCGGagataaaatttacaactcacaaaaatttataaaaaatatgttttcgaTCGTAAGTTAAAATCATACGAGTATAATAAAGAGTTTCGCAATAATCCTTAAAGTTATCTACCTGCGTAGTTATCTTGTGACTAATACAGTACTTGCCTAGATACAAAGCGAATTAGTGTACCTAACTGCATTCATAATACTATGCCGGccacaaaattttggccgtcattgtctgtcaattcaaaaaaaaaaaaattgtaatccgtactttattgtcatcatgattaccgtcttgattatgaacgttattttttgggtggtaaatttcaaaactcaaaattattttgtcatttcaactacacagaacgtttacctcaggttatcaatgtacgattgctctaattttgttcattcatgtcggatttttggaatatctgagctttaaacagtttaaattgattgtcaaactgacaagaatcgaaagtggggttacgattcctaaaggtttatttacactttacttgaatgtcaagaaagtgacggccaaaattttttggccgccatagtacatactCGTACCTACTCATGAAAAGTAATATCAATATTACGAGTTATTGCTAATCTTAGTccggctttacaaaatgtcgatgtttttctttattttttcataaacatTTGAAGTAGAAATTTTAAACAGTTGGTCCCCTTTTTTGGTGAACTTGTCTTAAGCCGGACAATAAGTTTACCTAATAcggagtgatcaagaatgactgagtctgttggtaacaatgaaatttggcaaatttaaaatttaccaacgaaggttcatttttgtaatagtataaacataacctgtataaccaagaatgtttttaataccatctcaagttaaaaaattcggtcagtgcgtggtcagtgccaattactagacaaaaatcaccagtattttcaattgtttcattgccaacagactcagtcattgttgatcacgctgtagctTTTCCAATTACATAGGTATATCCTAAAATTGTTTGCTTCCGATACTTGAAACCAATAAAGCACTTACATAAGGCTTATATGAACTTGTGACATTATGACACAAGTTGTAACTGATTCCTTCATGTTGTAGTAGCTCaacatgaaatttattttttgcataaaaaGATGATTTTTGATCATTCCTTCCACGTCATGTTGAAACAtagagaatatttttttaaagaggtAATTTTACTcaatgattttcaaaaatatagctTGATaggttttttaaaactacctATTTATGAAACTGTGttacaaatgacaattattattttttttttttttgtgcagttaatttcaaaattataaaatacacctaattttctacagtgtgaaatgcacttacattttttgtcagtGATCAATCTCAGTGATAGTTCTAAATTCTTTCTAAATTAGAAGAAGAgtggtcgatccggagggtagcCTAGTATTATAACAACCcgaagagcaccgtgcagaggataaaacagacaatattagcgacgttttatgttgtcaaacttacctaacctatagaaaaaatatgacgTTCATATTTCcaaaaggcatctttacatgtggaaaaaactgtaataaatcgactttttgatttttcaggtGTACTTAATAATTTCGAAATTAACTGAAGGTACTATCGGTAGACATAAAAACCTGGGACAAACGTCACAATTGTATAAAGTCAAACATCAGAAATATACATTGggtaaatttggctttttacaaacaaggttataaaaattatgacatattgTCAGAAACACCAAGTTAAAGTTCAGTTCTTTAACGTTCTcttcattttataaaataacacaATTGATCTAGCATCTCTTACGTTcaaaaagttaattttaaatactgacaatttttattttgagtgaCAATTCAAAAATCTGATATACAATgagcaaattttggatgtcccAGGTTTTAATGTACACCGATAGTACGTACCTaccctttttttttataaataaggATTTTTTTCACGACAGAGAGTAGAACTTTCtaagttacaaaaataatgataGAAATAAATGAATCAACTGGCTAATATAGCTATTTTATTACACCGGGCGATCgaaaagaaatattgagtAACCCATGATTATTATTGTCTAGTTGGCAGAGCTACTTTAAATATTGACTTAAATATGTTTCTTTGACAACATGAcaacaacaatatttaaactaGGGCTGCCAACTGAATCACAATGATCATCATCGGAACCGAACCCATGACCCTCGCGTCCCCGAgtcgaaacggactcccttaggctatattctatattattattactttcatATCAATAATCCTTTCTTGCTCTTTTTCCAGAATCGTAtctacaacaaaaaatgtaaaattaaaaataaattcatgaCTATGACCGAAAAATTGTGCATTTATTTCAAGTGCATtagttacattaaaaaaaatagataaatgCTAAAACCTTTTCGCTCGGTTTACTTTGAAGCATTTATCtaatcaaattttacttcaaagtGTATCATTTGTGACATGTCAGTGATCAATaacctttttttaaaattttcctaCGGAAACATCTTTTATCTCGAAATAGATAATCATTGATTGTCTACtttattaattgatatttaaactcaccggcagaaaaagtggaacaccattattatttaaaaatctatcgtCCCGGTGTGTGCTATGTGTTTGCTCTTTTTCGACCAGATCCAGGTCTTCTTGTGTACTTACAAGTCTCTTGAAACCTTCTAACAGCTCTGTGACCACTAGCAAGAGGAGCCTCAATAGCATTAGCTGCATAAGGGAAACAACAGTCTTCAACCAAAGCTACTGCTCTGGCAATATTTACACCAGCTATAATGGGAATAAATTTGATGTTGAATAATTAgtgttccgtttttttttgccggtgagtgtatttttagaaaattatctTTCTAATATCGTCAgagcaaaattattttgttgtttggaACATGATTCTTATCAAATTTCTACGATATCACagtcacagattttaatcAGTGACAGGTAAAAATCACTTTAACATTAACATATTTCTAGATTACTGATATAAAACAGAGATTTGTGCAGAAGAAGATCAGTTTCATCATTATTCTTGGGTGGCAGAACCTTCAAAATGGCTCTAATAAAGTATCTTGCTCCTCTaagttttttggtgttaaACGTGTTGGCCGATAGCAGTAAGTAAAACTTTAgaatttctttgaatttttaaacaaatgtattttacaatttttttttctgttggtaCTTTTCATTTGTTTCCGATTGTTAGAATAAAGGTTGCATAACACATTATATTTCAAACATATACgctttaaattaaacaataataactCCAGGATGTATAAATCTATGatagattaataaaaaaatgttaatttggaatttttgttttttagatATAGAGTGCCCCCCAGTTGACCGCCCTGATGCCGTGTACTTCCCTCACGAAACCGATTGTACCAAATTTTACGAATGCTCGAACGGTGTCCCATACCTCTTCCAATGTCCAGCTGGATTAGATTTTAACCCAACAAAGAATGTTTGCGATTATCCAGAACAAGCAGGATGTAGGTCAAAGACTACTCCAAGTTCGTCAGCTGCCCCAAGCTCCAGTGCAAATCCATCTAGTTCATCTGCCAGGCCTTCCAGTTCAACAGAAGGATCCAGTTCATCTGTAAGACCTTCCAGTTCATCTGAAGGACCTTCTAGTTCTTCTGCAAGACCCTCTAGTTCTTCTGCGGGACCTTCTAGTTCAACTGAAGGACCCTCTAGTTCATCTGCAGAACCTTCCAGTTCATCGGTAAGACCTTCTAGTTCGTCTGCGAGACCTACCGGTTCGACCGGAAAACCAACAAAGTCAACATCAAGCTGGGGTCCAACAAAATCAACAGGAAGACCTACTCCGTCTACTTCTAAAACTACCCCAGGCGACGACGATTCATCAGATTCAAAATCTGATGACTGTAGTAATTCTTCAGATGATTCCAACAATTCGTCTTGTGATTCCGACAGTTCTAATGATTCTTCAGACGAGTCTTCTAGCGAGTCTGACGACTCTGACAGCTCTTCTAGCGATTCTTCTGGATCTTCTAGCGAGTCTGACGACTCTGACAGCTCTTCTAGCAATTCTTCTGAATCTTCTAGTGAGTCTGACGACTCTGACAGCTCTTCTAGTGATTCTTCTGGCTCTTCCAGCGAGTCTAACGACTCCAAACACGATTCTAAACATCATAGTGACAAATCTGACAAGCGGCACAATTCCAGGCATTGGGAAGAGCTTTCTCACGAAGTCGTAGAAGATGTGTCTATAGATGATTCTAAAGAATCTGCTAGAAACAAGTTGTACAAGGTACTTTTTGGCGGAATAGATACTCTTGAAGGAGAAGAATGTACAACAGACTCTAATTGGTCTCTAAAGCCCCATCCATACGATTGtactaaatatttgaattGTTACAAAGGAAAAACCCTTGTAAAAACATGTGCTGACGGTTATGAATTCGATTCGAAAATTCCAATTTGTGTAGCTCCTGGTTATGctcaatgttaataaaaattatatcttTCAGTTTGTAACACTGtatgaattataataaaagactgaagtaaataaaaaaaatattagattattattgtagtgacccagtttaaaatttaaattttaattcccggtaccgccacgagagcgcgccaaatgtgaaggtactagcggctagactaggaactaagggatggggttggtAATCCTGGGGGGTTGGCAACTCTgagagcggaaatatagcgggggtgAAGCGGTCTTTCGCGCGTgtggttgaagggggtagttcacttttgtttggtttttcgaaacgaacacaccgtGCGAAGAGCGATCGATATTCCAAAATCTGAATCAATTGCACCACCgtcccgagtagatattttgtgtccccgtgaagaaTCCGACGTTTTTAATCCACCccgggtaatttatcccacgttcgttgtctttttttttgtttttttttttttgggaccaggaccacgtggtaagggtatgttgtagctatcatttgttgcatgctgtttctttagaggagcgcccat contains these protein-coding regions:
- the LOC138124562 gene encoding uncharacterized protein isoform X2 → MALIKYLAPLSFLVLNVLADSNIECPPVDRPDAVYFPHETDCTKFYECSNGVPYLFQCPAGLDFNPTKNVCDYPEQAGCRSKTTPSSSAAPSSSANPSSSSARPSSSTEGSSSSVRPSSSSEGPSSSSARPSSSSAGPSSSTEGPSSSSAEPSSSSVRPSSSSARPTGSTGKPTKSTSSWGPTKSTGRPTPSTSKTTPGDDDSSDSKSDDCSNSSDDSNNSSCDSDSSNDSSDDSSSDSSGSSSESDDSDSSSSNSSESSSESDDSDSSSSDSSGSSSESNDSKHDSKHHSDKSDKRHNSRHWEELSHEVVEDVSIDDSKESARNKLYKVLFGGIDTLEGEECTTDSNWSLKPHPYDCTKYLNCYKGKTLVKTCADGYEFDSKIPICVAPGYAQC
- the LOC138124562 gene encoding uncharacterized protein isoform X1, which encodes MALIKYLAPLSFLVLNVLADSNIECPPVDRPDAVYFPHETDCTKFYECSNGVPYLFQCPAGLDFNPTKNVCDYPEQAGCRSKTTPSSSAAPSSSANPSSSSARPSSSTEGSSSSVRPSSSSEGPSSSSARPSSSSAGPSSSTEGPSSSSAEPSSSSVRPSSSSARPTGSTGKPTKSTSSWGPTKSTGRPTPSTSKTTPGDDDSSDSKSDDCSNSSDDSNNSSCDSDSSNDSSDESSSESDDSDSSSSDSSGSSSESDDSDSSSSNSSESSSESDDSDSSSSDSSGSSSESNDSKHDSKHHSDKSDKRHNSRHWEELSHEVVEDVSIDDSKESARNKLYKVLFGGIDTLEGEECTTDSNWSLKPHPYDCTKYLNCYKGKTLVKTCADGYEFDSKIPICVAPGYAQC